In a genomic window of Wyeomyia smithii strain HCP4-BCI-WySm-NY-G18 chromosome 1, ASM2978416v1, whole genome shotgun sequence:
- the LOC129723370 gene encoding centrosome-associated protein Alms1a-like → MANLNRNSRVSDQIMDYYLRYGQNRDLEKFLRLRSSTTRSSSDGSLPALDELDRREQVAEKIGKSMENLSTLGQQKDRQFAQKSEQSKESEKTNPDTETQQSDHTDKNSSEKTKQQENRPTVGMVVKETKNEKKSGRNFNFNLESVIEIKLPSETVTHNPFLLAAPPGNVPAMETRSRFQEINSSGTQTMPEARSVEQQTEEPIRPILKATGAPAAEAANPEDTIDTTRDISPVSSIASNKQKLEWDSLGDIGYDSSEKFYFCGASDLNETMKRCLQRYLVKRGLNCDEKVVVVRNVQKAAENTDPGQEIRKPNVREKWQAVYRKYKDKYHNPSELSINLANPEAQSTPKITSSQSIPSKPGVSTQTSLIKAFTKAIQAEQIVTADKQIGTESLRGTERRVSSSSAANVTPSVLEDASNEQQGETAESFEFYSSPPSQQVNQSSAESTLKTSPEIISITTSSSKSSSSVSINASGANKHAKYNFEEELRLGMTLYNTICESRSLPARVKQSLIDKIFRKMVKNDPKGRTKEQLLKNCENFKQPDRAAVNVVEAKVSEANCAESSERAIEVLHIKRTAGQVQPSDEQTEPEVVSKEDVIVHDLDEPSTRSNEGGNSFGSKKAQQYYSLSSESPQTSSSKQESNRTAKPKLSTKIDESTIKSSRSGLETDSDRRIGRAMREFLKPMTHSEVDYENQRDLRRSLEVNKKNRAIDRNTASAPTTISSSGLQVNRIIELFRKEKQSQLLKIDKKMEHLQTMKNLLLEDQKLVNDMQDGTQTTYPIEKRFVKPVRSPSEEKENFYANTAQRTKSAASAPVYTSVHGDTPSDLSRSEIEYIPIARSESGWNSHYHMQAMLQNRSKLETPTSDESIATFIKNRKQKFIENYERHRKQMFEDQHHIYTKPYSGRQSKQENYSRLDAKYNVQKITKPPFTKPNFPSSDMFISSDSMSIPAANTLTNTTTHQYDIKSSRSGSDNLLEAIRKPVATQTTSSILRTKPIFETKSNGLKASSAPVPVSSDIVRGCQCTGECPCRHISKTAFSHLPKHTAIIDDRHQKHDKQQQTKPNSIAYVITFQGDRHEKRKSSSQKPSEKEQVYRQGTPATDTEGTSRDSTGNRSGSVSRASEDTDLLPLEEQLRRNRPATLNRLKERQQCVNELNKLRVERNKQRKKLLLLTSDDSLKRNDIRQRLPPPPLAQRRIFSSKAIRENTRRQVKNLPEVLRRKEIEKINNLKRKNLILRDKFNRNLQRKVLHGQIDLSNSVRVIQD, encoded by the exons ATGGCGAATCTCAACCGAAACAGCCGTGTTTCGGACCAAATAATGGATTACTATCTACGCTATGGTCAAAATCGGGATTTGGAAAAGTTTCTTCGGTTGCGTTCCAGCACAACCCGGTCATCTAGCGATGGCAGTTTGCCCGCTTTGGACGAGCTAGATCGAAGGGAGCAGGTTGCAGAAAAAATAGGTAAATCAATGGAAAATTTGTCTACTTTGGGACAGCAGAAAGATCGGCAATTTGCGCAAAAATCAGAACAATCCAAAGAGAGTGAAAAAACAAATCCGGATACAGAAACGCAACAGAGTGACCATACTGATAAAAATTCATCTGAAAAAACGAAACAGCAAGAAAACCGACCCACTGTCGGAATGGTGGTGAAGGAAACCAAAAACGAAAAGAAATCTGGaagaaattttaatttcaatttagaatcagtaatagaaataaaattacCTTCGGAGACAGTGACACATAATCCGTTTTTACTAGCCGCACCTCCAGGAAATGTACCAG CAATGGAAACTAGGTCACGTTTTCAAGAAATCAACTCCTCCGGTACTCAAACGATGCCCGAAGCTCGCTCTGTCGAACAACAAACTGAAGAACCAATTCGACCTATACTAAAAGCCACAGGAGCCCCCGCAGCGGAAGCTGCTAACCCAGAAGACACTATAGACACTACCCGGGACATCTCACCTGTAAGTAGCATTGCATCGAACAAACAAAAACTCGAATGGGACTCGCTCGGAGATATCGGATACGATTCCAGCGAAAAGTTCTACTTTTGCGGAGCATCAGATTTGAATGAAACGATGAAACGTTGCCTTCAACGGTATCTTGTGAAGCGTGGTCTGAACTGTGACGAAAAGGTGGTTGTGGTTCGGAACGTTCAAAAAGCTGCAGAAAACACGGATCCTGGGCAAGAAATCCGAAAACCTAATGTGAGAGAAAAGTGGCAAGCTGTATACAGAAAGTATAAGGATAAGTACCACAATCCATCGGAACTCTCAATTAATTTAGCGAATCCGGAAGCTCAAAGTACCCCGAAAATTACTTCTTCTCAGAGCATCCCGTCTAAACCTGGTGTTTCAACACAAActagtttgataaaagcttttACAAAGGCTATCCAAGCTGAGCAAATTGTCACTGCCGATAAGCAAATTGGTACGGAGTCTCTTCGTGGTACCGAACGAAGGGTATCTTCGTCATCCGCTGCAAATGTTACACCCTCTGTCTTGGAGGATGCATCCAATGAACAACAAGGTGAAACGGCAGAAAGTTTCGAATTCTATTCGTCACCCCCGTCACAGCAAGTTAATCAATCTTCGGCCGAATCTACCCTGAAAACTTCGCCGGAAATAATTAGCATTACAACTTCCTCTTCGAAGTCCTCTTCGTCTGTTTCCATCAATGCTAGCGGTGCCAACAAACATGCCAAGTACAACTTTGAAGAAGAACTTCGTCTCGGCATGACACTCTACAACACGATATGCGAGTCGCGAAGTTTACCCGCGCGGGTGAAGCAAAGTTTGATCGATAAGATTTTTCGGAAAATGGTGAAAAATGATCCGAAGGGGCGTACCAAGGAGCAGCTGCTCAAAAACTGTGAGAATTTCAAACAACCGGATCGGGCAGCCGTAAACGTTGTCGAGGCGAAGGTGAGTGAGGCGAACTGCGCGGAAAGCAGCGAACGTGCAATCGAGGTTTTGCATATCAAGCGCACCGCAGGACAAGTACAGCCTTCGGATGAACAGACGGAACCTGAGGTTGTGAGTAAAGAAG ATGTAATTGTGCACGACCTCGATGAGCCCAGCACCAGAAGCAATGAAGGAGGAAATTCTTTTGGATCTAAAAAAGCACAGCAATATTATTCACTCTCATCGGAATCACCACAGACTTCTTCATCGAAACAAGAATCAAATCGAACTGCCAAGCCAAAACTATCAACTAAGATAGACGAATCGACTATAAAATCGTCGCGTTCCGGTTTGGAAACCGATTCGGATCGTCGCATAGGAAGGGCAATGAGAGAGTTTCTGAAACCAATGACCCACTCCGAGGTGGACTATGAGAACCAACGAGATTTGAGACGAAGCttggaagtgaataaaaagaatAGAGCGATCGATCGAAATACGGCTAGCGCTCCCACTACCATCTCCAGCTCAGGACTTCAAGTCAACCGAATAATTGAACTGTTCCGGAAAGAGAAGCAGTCTCAACTTCTGAAAATCGATAAGAAAATGGAACATCttcaaacaatgaaaaatttacTACTTGAAGATCAAAAACTAGTAAACGACATGCAGGATGGGACCCAGACTACCTATCCGATAGAGAAGCGATTTGTCAAACCGGTCCGTTCGCCTTCTGAGGAGAAGGAAAACTTTTATGCAAATACTGCCCAGCGAACAAAAAGCGCCGCAAGTGCCCCGGTGTACACATCGGTCCACGGAGATACTCCCAGCGACCTTTCAAGGAGCGAAATCGAGTACATTCCCATAGCCCGCTCGGAATCGGGCTGGAATTCACACTATCACATGCAAGCTATGCTGCAAAATCGCTCGAAACTCGAAACGCCAACTTCCGACGAAAGCATTGCCACTTTTATCAAAAATCGAAAACAAAAGTTCATTGAAAATTACGAGCGTCACCGAAAGCAAATGTTCGAAGACCAACACCACATTTACACGAAACCCTATAGTGGCCGACAAAGTAAGCAGGAGAATTACTCTCGTCTGGATGCGAAatacaatgttcaaaaaatcaCTAAACCACCGTTTACCAAGCCAAATTTTCCCAGTAGCGATATGTTCATCTCATCCGATTCTATGTCGATACCAGCTGCTAACACATTGACCAATACCACCACCCATCAGTACGACATCAAGTCCTCTCGCTCTGGCTCAGACAACCTGCTGGAAGCTATTCGAAAACCGGTGGCCACTCAAACTACTAGTTCGATTCTTCGTACGAAGCCCATTTTTGAAACGAAGTCGAACGGACTGAAAGCTTCATCAGCACCGGTTCCGGTTTCTTCAGACATCGTTCGGGGTTGTCAGTGTACCGGTGAATGTCCCTGTCGACACATTTCCAAAACTGCCTTTTCACACCTGCCAAAACACACCGCAATCATTGACGATCGCCATCAGAAGCATGATAAACAGCAACAGACCAAGCCAAACTCTATCGCCTACGTTATTACATTCCAAGGTGATCGACATGAGAAGCGAAAATCTTCCAGCCAAAAACCGTCTGAAAAGGAGCAGGTCTACCGTCAGGGGACGCCAGCTACCGACACCGAAGGTACGTCACGTGATTCAACGGGAAACCGTTCGGGATCCGTTTCTCGAGCATCGGAGGACACCGATCTACTACCACTAGAAGAACAGCTGCGCCGGAACCGACCAGCCACACTGAACAGGCTGAAAGAGCGTCAGCAGTGTGTCAACGAGCTGAACAAGCTGCGTGTTGAGCGGAATAAACAGCGTAAAAAATTACTGCTTCTAACATCGGACGATTCTTTAAAGAGAAACGACATAAGGCAACGATTGCCGCCTCCTCCGCTCG CCCAGCGACGCATTTTCTCGTCGAAGGCCATTAGAGAAAACACCCGGCGACAGGTGAAAAACTTGCCGGAGGTTCTACGCAGGAAAGAAATCGAAAAGATTAACAATCTGAAGCGAAAAAATCTTATTCTCAGGGATAAATTTAATCGG aatcTACAGCGCAAAGTGCTGCACGGCCAAATCGATCTTTCCAACAGTGTTCGCGTTATACAGGATTAg